The Lytechinus pictus isolate F3 Inbred chromosome 10, Lp3.0, whole genome shotgun sequence genome includes a window with the following:
- the LOC129269944 gene encoding uncharacterized protein LOC129269944, which produces MMMSFSLPSLLSTLVVILLAVDFVHGEMKPTKFAKEVVCEGCHAVIAETNKILGKGKRTEKTVTNSMRGICEAQRLNQYEFSPPTMKKVCDYWTDNYKTEIKAALMNGLPEDEQEIELCWITTDICRGVDRSNFRINKYEGPSKRKILAATKASKEETADETVDEAVDEPPAEKKEEAKDEKKDKKKSSKKSSKSESKKKAEEKDEL; this is translated from the exons ATGATGATGAGCTTCTCGCTTCCATCTTTACTTTCGACCTTGGTCGTCATCCTGTTGGCTGTTGACTTCGTTCACGGTGAGATGAAACCAACCAAATTTGCTAAAG AGGTTGTTTGTGAAGGCTGTCATGCTGTAATAGCAG agaCGAACAAGATCCTCGGGAAGGGGAAAAGAACAGAAAAGACAGTGACAAATTCAATGCGAGGGATCTGTGAGGCACAGAGGTTAAATCAATACGAGTTTAGTCCACCTACAATGAAGAAAGTTTGTGATTATTGGACAG ATAATTATAAAACCGAGATCAAAGCTGCTCTGATGAATGGTCTTCCTGAAGACGAGCAGGAAATCGAACTCTGTTGGATCACCACCGATATCTGTCGAGGCGTCGATCGTTCTAATttcagaataaataaatatgaaggaCCG AGCAAACGAAAAATATTGGCCGCGACAAAAGCTAGTAAAGAAGAGACTGCTGACGAGACTGTCGACGAGGCCGTCGACGAACCACCGGccgagaagaaggaagaagccAAAGAtgagaagaaagataaaaagaagtcgagcaaaaaatcatcaaagtcTGAATCAAAGAAGAAGGCAGAGGAGAAGGATGAACTTTAA
- the LOC135155801 gene encoding uncharacterized protein LOC135155801 — translation MTTPNVSSTPESNLSPVSPSIAPVSIKLPPFWANDPEIWFVQVEAQFHTKGITAEITKFNYVVASLQQEVAMEVRDIITAIPGDNPYQKLKAALVKRTTVSEQTRLNRLLSGEELGDKSPSQLLRRMQQLMGTSTMEDSIFRQLFLQRLPTNVQVILAASSDGVSLVDLAALADKIVEVAGPTISNIQSKLAPSQPPPLPTHETKVDQLSAQVDQLTMQVRALTCSMLDNRERGRSRQRKSKDSIKRPQSVSRSPHRSEQHAGAQCWYHWKYGSSAQKCISPCSFSAGQAQGNDPAKE, via the coding sequence ATGACTACTCCTAATGTTTCCTCTACTCCTGAATCTAATCTTTCTCCAGTATCACCCTCTATTGCTCCGGTGAGCATTAAGCTCCCACCATTCTGGGCAAATGACCCAGAAATTTGGTTCGTTCAGGTGGAGGCCCAATTTCACACAAAGGGTATTACCGCCGAAATCACTAAATTCAATTATGTAGTTGCCTCACTACAACAAGAGGTAGCTATGGAGGTGAGGGATATCATTACTGCTATCCCGGGTGACAACCCCTATCAAAAATTAAAAGCTGCACTGGTCAAGCGAACGACCGTCTCCGAGCAGACGCGCCTCAATCGGCTGCTGTCAGGAGAGGAGCTCGGAGACAAGTCGCCGTCGCAACTCCTCCGGCGGATGCAGCAATTGATGGGGACGAGCACAATGGAGGATTCAATTTTTCGGCAATTATTTTTGCAACGCTTGCCCACCAACGTGCAGGTCATCCTAGCCGCATCAAGCGATGGGGTGAGTTTGGTGGACTTAGCGGCGCTTGCGGACAAAATTGTTGAAGTTGCCGGCCCAACTATATCCAACATTCAATCTAAGTTGGCGCCATCACAACCCCCTCCACTCCCCACGCACGAAACTAAAGTCGACCAGCTCTCTGCACAGGTGGACCAGCTCACAATGCAAGTTCGAGCATTAACCTGCTCCATGCTGGATAACCGCGAGAGAGGTCGCAGTCGACAGCGCAAGTCGAAGGACTCGATTAAGCGCCCACAATCAGTTTCGCGCAGCCCGCATCGCAGTGAACAGCATGCAGGTGCCCAGTGCTGGTATCACTGGAAATATGGGAGCAGTGCTCAAAAGTGCATTAGTCCTTGCTCTTTCTCAGCAGGACAGGCCCAGGGAAACGACCCCGCCAAGGAATAG